Proteins encoded by one window of Clostridium perfringens:
- a CDS encoding signal peptidase I, with protein MKKGIKIFYNILFYGFLTILIAFLLLGFFAKKSDSGISIGGYRVYDILTGSMSPTIKPGNLVVVKETLPNEVKKNDVITFKSDITNNVTTHRAIDIVNSDGKTEFITKGDANNTQDPVPLDEKLLVGKVVFQVPYLGAFLSSLQKNKLIFIGLLVVIILIDFIFNKSLGARKKS; from the coding sequence ATGAAAAAAGGTATAAAAATTTTTTATAATATTTTATTTTATGGTTTTTTAACTATACTTATAGCATTTTTACTTCTAGGCTTTTTTGCTAAGAAAAGTGATTCTGGAATTAGTATAGGAGGATATAGAGTTTATGATATTTTAACTGGAAGTATGAGTCCTACTATAAAGCCAGGAAATTTGGTAGTTGTAAAGGAGACATTACCCAATGAGGTGAAGAAAAATGATGTTATAACTTTTAAAAGTGACATAACTAATAATGTTACAACTCATAGAGCTATAGACATAGTTAATAGTGATGGAAAAACTGAATTTATAACAAAAGGTGATGCAAATAATACTCAAGATCCTGTACCTTTAGATGAAAAATTACTTGTTGGAAAGGTTGTTTTTCAAGTGCCATATTTAGGTGCATTTTTAAGTAGCTTACAAAAAAACAAGTTAATATTTATAGGTTTACTTGTAGTTATTATCTTAATTGATTTTATATTCAATAAATCTTTAGGAGCAAGAAAGAAAAGTTAG
- the srtB gene encoding class B sortase: MKISLRIKKIISLILLIIIFFCAMKIYQKRLGYYTDSRDYDNLRSLSPLSDSSVNKSPEEHKQDAESEKNLKNINPDYRFWIKVEGTNIDFPVVQGKDNDFYLHHNFNKEKSFSGSIFVDSENNLNDDSNIVVYGHNMRNDTMFAQIKHFKNENFFNANKYVTLYREGKKSTFEIFSVYQENAKDLESEIKTKFSNKEDYEKYLKEQESKSLFKRDGIDLNSNDRILTLITCGYDFVNARIVVVAKEID; encoded by the coding sequence ATGAAAATTTCATTAAGAATTAAAAAAATAATAAGTTTAATTCTATTAATTATAATTTTCTTTTGTGCAATGAAAATATATCAAAAACGTTTAGGATATTATACTGATTCAAGAGATTATGATAACTTAAGAAGTCTTTCTCCTCTATCTGATTCTTCTGTTAATAAAAGTCCAGAGGAACATAAGCAGGATGCAGAAAGTGAAAAGAACTTAAAAAATATTAATCCAGACTATAGATTTTGGATAAAAGTTGAAGGAACTAATATAGATTTTCCAGTGGTTCAAGGAAAAGATAATGATTTCTACTTGCATCATAACTTTAACAAAGAAAAAAGCTTCTCAGGTTCAATTTTTGTTGACTCAGAAAATAATTTAAATGATGATTCTAATATAGTTGTTTATGGTCATAACATGAGAAATGATACTATGTTTGCCCAAATTAAACATTTTAAAAATGAAAATTTCTTCAATGCAAATAAATATGTAACTCTTTATAGAGAAGGAAAAAAATCAACATTCGAAATTTTTTCAGTTTACCAAGAAAATGCTAAGGACTTAGAATCTGAAATAAAAACAAAATTTTCAAATAAAGAAGATTATGAAAAATATTTAAAAGAACAAGAATCAAAATCACTATTTAAAAGAGATGGCATAGATTTAAATTCTAATGATAGAATCTTAACTCTAATAACCTGTGGATATGATTTTGTTAATGCTAGAATAGTAGTCGTAGCAAAAGAAATTGATTAA
- a CDS encoding alpha-galactosidase yields the protein MRIMSINYNENFKTFHLRTKNTSYVLKVMETGHLSHLYWGRKLKADNLEYFVRRRGFGSFAADTDNISGFQLELIPQECPTFGATDLRSPSLEFQYEDGTSATDLRYKSHRIYEGKQRLSGLPAVYVESEEEATSLEITLVDSLKNLEVILTYNVFENFDAITRSLKIVNNSDEKINIERVLSANVDFTTDEFDFIQLSGSWGRERHILRNPLRSGSQVIESRRGASSHAQNPFMALCSKDANEEYGEVYGFSLVYSGNFLANVEVDMYRNARAQIGINPFDFKWLLESKEEFQSPEVVLVYSSKGLNGMSQIYHNLYRKRLCRGNYRDKVRPVLINNWEATYFDFNEVKIKEIAKEASKLGMELFVLDDGWFGNRNDDKSSLGDWFVNEGKLKGGLSKLAKDINNMGLEFGLWFEPEMISPISKLYEKHPNWCIHIPGRTRSQARSQLILDLSRKEVCDYIIESVSKILESANIFYVKWDMNRNMTEVGSLGLTSERQRETAHRYILGLYRVMEEITSRFPNVLFESCSGGGGRFDPGILYYMPQTWTSDNTDAIERLKIQFGTSMVYPPISMGCHVSAVPNHQANRITPLETRGVSAMAGNFGYELDITKLSEEEKEELKEQISLYKEIRETVQFGTLYRLKSPFNSNEVAWMMISEDKNEVVVSYVRQWALVNESFSNLKLTALDKDSEYEIIEEDMVLSGDELMYIGLNIPELYGDYVSKLWRLKRKN from the coding sequence ATGAGAATTATGAGTATAAATTATAATGAGAATTTTAAAACTTTTCATCTAAGGACAAAGAATACAAGTTATGTTTTGAAGGTTATGGAGACAGGACATTTAAGTCATTTGTATTGGGGAAGAAAGTTAAAAGCTGATAACTTAGAGTATTTTGTTAGAAGAAGAGGCTTTGGAAGTTTTGCCGCTGATACTGATAATATAAGTGGATTTCAGTTAGAGTTAATACCTCAGGAGTGTCCAACATTTGGAGCTACTGACTTAAGAAGTCCAAGTTTAGAGTTTCAATATGAAGATGGTACATCAGCTACTGATTTAAGATATAAGTCACATAGAATTTACGAAGGAAAGCAAAGACTTTCAGGTTTACCAGCTGTGTATGTTGAAAGTGAGGAAGAGGCTACTTCTCTAGAAATAACTTTAGTTGATTCTTTAAAAAACTTAGAAGTCATATTAACATACAATGTTTTTGAAAACTTTGATGCTATTACAAGAAGTTTAAAGATAGTGAATAATAGTGATGAAAAGATAAATATAGAGAGAGTTTTAAGTGCCAATGTAGATTTTACAACTGATGAATTTGATTTTATTCAGCTTTCAGGATCTTGGGGAAGAGAGAGACATATTCTTAGAAATCCTTTAAGAAGTGGAAGCCAAGTTATTGAAAGTAGAAGAGGGGCAAGTAGCCATGCTCAAAATCCATTTATGGCCCTATGTAGTAAGGATGCCAATGAGGAATATGGAGAAGTTTATGGTTTTAGCTTAGTTTATAGTGGAAACTTTTTAGCTAATGTGGAAGTTGACATGTATAGAAATGCAAGAGCTCAAATAGGAATAAATCCTTTTGATTTTAAATGGTTACTTGAGTCAAAGGAAGAGTTTCAATCACCAGAGGTTGTTTTAGTTTATTCCTCAAAGGGACTAAATGGCATGTCTCAAATTTATCATAATCTTTATAGAAAGAGATTGTGTAGAGGAAATTATAGAGATAAGGTAAGACCTGTGCTTATAAATAACTGGGAAGCCACATATTTTGATTTTAATGAGGTTAAGATAAAGGAAATAGCTAAGGAAGCTTCAAAGCTAGGAATGGAACTTTTTGTTCTTGATGATGGATGGTTTGGAAATAGAAATGATGATAAAAGTTCCTTAGGAGATTGGTTTGTTAATGAGGGCAAATTAAAGGGTGGACTTAGTAAACTTGCTAAAGATATAAATAATATGGGGTTAGAGTTTGGATTATGGTTTGAGCCTGAGATGATTTCACCTATTAGTAAGCTTTATGAAAAGCATCCAAATTGGTGTATTCATATTCCAGGAAGAACTAGATCACAGGCAAGAAGTCAGTTAATATTAGACCTATCAAGGAAAGAAGTATGTGACTATATAATAGAATCTGTTAGCAAAATTCTTGAAAGTGCAAATATATTTTATGTTAAGTGGGATATGAATAGAAATATGACAGAGGTGGGTTCTTTAGGATTGACTTCAGAGAGACAAAGAGAAACTGCACATAGATATATTTTAGGATTGTATAGGGTTATGGAGGAAATAACAAGTAGATTCCCTAATGTATTATTTGAAAGCTGCTCAGGTGGCGGTGGAAGATTTGATCCAGGAATCCTTTATTATATGCCTCAAACTTGGACAAGTGATAATACAGATGCCATAGAACGATTAAAAATACAGTTTGGAACCTCTATGGTGTATCCTCCTATTTCTATGGGATGCCATGTCTCAGCAGTTCCTAATCATCAAGCTAATAGAATAACCCCACTTGAAACTAGAGGGGTATCTGCCATGGCAGGAAACTTTGGATATGAGCTTGATATAACTAAGTTAAGTGAGGAAGAAAAGGAAGAACTAAAGGAACAAATAAGTTTATATAAAGAAATTAGAGAAACTGTGCAATTTGGAACTTTATATAGATTAAAGAGCCCTTTTAATAGTAATGAAGTAGCATGGATGATGATTTCAGAAGATAAGAATGAGGTTGTTGTAAGCTATGTTAGACAGTGGGCTTTAGTAAATGAAAGCTTTAGCAATTTAAAACTTACAGCCTTAGATAAGGATTCAGAGTATGAAATAATAGAAGAAGATATGGTGCTTAGTGGAGATGAACTTATGTATATAGGTTTAAACATTCCAGAGCTTTATGGAGATTATGTTTCAAAACTTTGGAGATTAAAGAGAAAAAATTAA
- a CDS encoding vWA domain-containing protein codes for MKNIRKIFCVFLIISLFISVPVLNASGIENKGFDDQFKDIGNESKGRICDYDGTEILKEVSQKPDEDGNYEITLTVKGKPKKVTKPVDILLIMDASNSMYYNMDELKESMNSLVDKVIDNIPDSRIAVVAFGTYSEEVFSFNDKNNFTSKEEYKKAIKKSYNNIEGMGNTNIESSWRLADEIFNNELNNNSNSKKDVIFFSDGYPNESMNMLLESKYLEGGREYYEQYKKHLEQIYKTKIKKDSDYEKILMDELNNGNYKSIDEWALYEYEKFYNNYPDTNIFSVALIDNIPYEDKNSAKELLSKMQNSGYFTIDSRFGQDNNENNSKSLKEIYDKIANNIILDKEMAKGLKITDVVSKDFEIVKNGAYDGKNSKIVNLSDNSVIYLKENIEEDKISWDRGENIIDSTDGIQFKFKIKPKDQYWGTGENKVYTNDIATISYKKPKEKNKIITGIFNKPNLSVPYKLGKIKVTKKFFDENGKEIKVDDKKTYTVCIDGGDLGKYYLKVDGNGNAKVLDFYMRDENTDISNNTDTEKGYLKVTESSENKRIYKVSEIDTMDSEIKSIFVNDSKKDSFELNMKNNNIDIVINSSIKDEKYFYDNKEKINDFGILKLN; via the coding sequence ATGAAGAATATAAGAAAAATTTTTTGTGTATTCCTTATAATAAGTTTGTTTATAAGTGTCCCAGTCCTAAATGCTAGCGGTATTGAAAATAAGGGCTTTGATGATCAGTTTAAGGATATTGGTAACGAAAGCAAAGGAAGAATTTGTGATTATGACGGAACTGAAATTCTTAAAGAAGTATCACAGAAGCCAGATGAAGATGGAAATTATGAAATAACTTTAACTGTAAAAGGGAAACCTAAAAAGGTTACTAAACCTGTAGATATATTATTAATTATGGATGCCTCTAATAGTATGTACTATAATATGGATGAGTTAAAAGAATCTATGAATTCTTTAGTGGATAAGGTTATTGATAATATTCCTGATTCTAGAATTGCAGTTGTTGCCTTTGGGACATATTCTGAGGAAGTTTTTTCGTTTAATGATAAAAATAATTTTACTTCAAAGGAAGAGTATAAGAAAGCTATAAAAAAATCTTACAATAATATAGAGGGAATGGGAAATACCAATATAGAGAGTTCATGGAGGCTAGCTGACGAGATATTTAATAATGAACTTAATAATAATTCTAATTCAAAGAAAGATGTAATATTCTTTAGTGATGGTTATCCAAATGAGAGTATGAATATGTTGCTTGAAAGTAAATATTTAGAAGGTGGTAGGGAATATTATGAACAATATAAAAAACACTTGGAACAAATTTACAAAACAAAGATTAAAAAAGATTCTGACTATGAAAAGATTTTAATGGACGAATTAAATAATGGTAATTATAAAAGTATAGACGAATGGGCGTTGTATGAATATGAAAAATTTTACAACAATTATCCAGATACTAATATTTTTTCAGTAGCATTAATTGATAATATTCCTTATGAAGATAAAAATAGTGCAAAAGAACTTTTAAGTAAAATGCAAAATTCAGGATATTTCACTATTGATTCAAGATTTGGTCAAGATAATAATGAAAATAATAGTAAAAGTTTAAAAGAAATATATGATAAGATTGCAAATAATATTATATTAGATAAAGAGATGGCCAAAGGATTAAAAATAACAGATGTTGTTTCTAAGGATTTTGAAATTGTGAAAAATGGAGCTTATGATGGAAAAAATTCTAAAATAGTAAACCTTTCAGATAATTCTGTAATTTATTTAAAAGAAAATATTGAAGAGGATAAAATAAGTTGGGATAGAGGCGAAAATATAATTGATAGTACAGATGGAATTCAATTTAAATTTAAAATAAAACCTAAGGATCAATATTGGGGAACTGGAGAAAATAAAGTTTATACTAATGATATTGCTACTATTAGTTATAAAAAACCTAAAGAAAAAAATAAAATTATAACAGGAATTTTTAATAAGCCAAACCTATCTGTTCCTTATAAGCTAGGAAAAATAAAAGTTACTAAAAAATTCTTTGATGAGAATGGAAAAGAAATTAAAGTTGATGATAAAAAAACATATACTGTTTGTATAGATGGTGGAGACTTAGGAAAATATTATTTAAAAGTAGATGGTAATGGAAATGCTAAAGTTCTAGATTTCTATATGAGAGATGAAAATACTGATATATCTAATAATACTGATACTGAAAAAGGATATTTAAAGGTTACAGAAAGTTCAGAAAACAAAAGAATATATAAGGTTAGTGAAATTGATACTATGGATTCAGAAATTAAATCAATTTTTGTAAATGATTCTAAAAAGGATAGCTTTGAATTAAATATGAAAAATAATAATATTGATATAGTTATAAATAGTTCAATAAAGGATGAAAAATACTTCTATGATAATAAAGAAAAAATCAATGATTTTGGTATATTAAAATTAAATTAA
- a CDS encoding BsaA family SipW-dependent biofilm matrix protein, whose protein sequence is MKRRKGLVKALLLILIVISIISVTVLGKGFTSIDSVNNKFSIGSVETEIDENFDAPKEWDGSNISKLVSIKNTGKSDEFVRVSIIPRWIDEDENPWTGDSNLIQLNLDEDNVIALNKDDINNLWVYGEDGYFYYMAKLKSGKSTKELLKSVEIKKDSIEDSLKEKYNGKKIKIDVNVEAIQPNEDALTKKWTGINEKIKDKYVEILSK, encoded by the coding sequence ATGAAAAGAAGAAAAGGATTAGTTAAAGCTCTTTTATTAATTTTGATAGTTATAAGTATTATATCAGTAACGGTATTAGGAAAAGGTTTCACGTCTATAGATAGTGTAAATAATAAATTTTCTATAGGGAGTGTAGAAACTGAAATTGATGAAAACTTTGATGCGCCAAAGGAATGGGATGGAAGTAATATAAGCAAGTTGGTTTCAATTAAGAATACTGGGAAAAGTGATGAATTTGTTAGAGTCAGTATAATACCTAGATGGATAGATGAAGATGAAAATCCTTGGACTGGAGATTCAAATTTAATTCAATTAAATCTAGATGAAGATAATGTAATAGCTTTAAATAAAGATGATATTAATAATCTATGGGTTTATGGTGAAGATGGATATTTTTATTACATGGCAAAATTAAAAAGTGGAAAATCAACAAAAGAACTATTGAAAAGTGTAGAAATAAAAAAAGATTCCATAGAAGATTCTTTAAAGGAAAAATATAATGGAAAAAAGATTAAGATAGATGTAAATGTTGAAGCTATTCAACCTAATGAAGACGCTTTAACAAAAAAATGGACAGGAATAAATGAAAAGATAAAGGATAAGTATGTAGAAATTTTATCTAAATAG
- the bsaA gene encoding SipW-dependent biofilm matrix protein BsaA, translating into MSKKKIIGLCIAGVLAVGSIGGSLAWFTSSDSVTNPFSTASTDNPSDPNSGIKIHEDFKPEDADNTLPGDTVTKQVNVINKATYDQLIRVKIKKVWKDAKGEEKPDLDTKNINLNFENNLTDSNKPEEGKWIEGSDGYYYYNGIVNPDGQTANLLESVTLSKDTTNEFKGLKFDVVVDSEGVQAANGAVNDSWKDAPQVIKTLGAGTNAHK; encoded by the coding sequence TTGAGTAAGAAGAAAATAATAGGCTTATGTATAGCCGGTGTTTTAGCAGTAGGAAGTATAGGAGGATCTTTAGCTTGGTTTACATCAAGTGATTCTGTAACAAACCCATTTTCAACAGCAAGTACAGATAATCCTAGCGATCCAAATTCAGGAATAAAAATACATGAAGATTTCAAACCGGAAGATGCTGATAATACATTACCAGGGGATACGGTAACAAAACAAGTTAATGTAATTAATAAAGCTACATATGATCAATTAATTAGAGTTAAGATAAAAAAAGTATGGAAAGATGCTAAGGGAGAGGAAAAGCCTGATTTAGATACAAAGAATATAAATTTAAACTTTGAAAATAACTTAACTGATTCTAATAAGCCTGAAGAAGGAAAATGGATAGAAGGTTCTGATGGATATTATTACTATAATGGAATAGTTAATCCAGATGGACAAACTGCAAACTTATTAGAAAGTGTTACATTATCAAAAGATACTACAAATGAATTTAAAGGATTAAAATTTGATGTAGTTGTTGATTCAGAAGGTGTACAAGCTGCTAATGGTGCAGTAAATGATTCTTGGAAAGATGCACCACAAGTTATAAAGACTTTAGGTGCAGGTACTAATGCACATAAATAA